A genomic segment from Methanolobus zinderi encodes:
- a CDS encoding FMN-binding glutamate synthase family protein, protein MVNLRQPNANEATKTFNRSKSVVPMSGICTRCVDGCRGNCEIFKSSFRGREVLYPGPFGEVTAGADKNYPIDYSHINIQGYAVGAEGMPEDMEPSPETARFPNVSTETEYGWDKKVKMRVPIFTGALGSTDIARKNWEHFAIGAAIAGVTIVCGENVCGIDPGLKRGSDGLVTESPEMDRRIELYKKFYDGYGEMLVQMNVEDTKLGVAEYLSSKHEMDTIELKWGQGAKCIGGEIKVSDLDRAIELKKRGYIVTPDPELAAVQEAFKMGAIREFERHSRLGFVTEEGFHEECDRLRDLGFKRITLKTGAYSMAETAMAIKYSSDAKIDLLTYDGAPGGTGMSPWPMMEEWGTPTFYLQSLVYEFAEKLKSKGKRVPDLAMAGGFSSEDGIYKVLAMGSPYFKAVCMGRGLMIPGMVGKNIGKWLEEGNLPKTVSEFGHRPEEIFVHYEELEERYGNDIKDIPLGAIGIHSYAEKTRVGLQQLMAGSRRFSLPTLQRKDLMALTEEAAKVSGISYVMDAYRDVAEEILDG, encoded by the coding sequence ATGGTAAATCTTAGGCAACCAAATGCAAATGAAGCTACGAAGACCTTTAACAGGTCAAAGAGCGTTGTACCAATGTCAGGTATCTGTACACGTTGTGTGGACGGATGCCGTGGAAACTGTGAAATTTTCAAGTCTTCATTCAGAGGACGTGAAGTTCTGTACCCCGGACCTTTTGGTGAGGTCACAGCCGGTGCTGACAAGAACTACCCCATAGACTATTCCCACATCAACATTCAGGGATATGCTGTCGGCGCCGAGGGTATGCCAGAGGATATGGAACCAAGTCCCGAAACCGCAAGATTCCCGAACGTCAGTACTGAAACCGAGTACGGCTGGGATAAGAAGGTAAAGATGAGAGTACCGATCTTTACCGGAGCACTCGGTTCCACAGATATCGCAAGGAAGAACTGGGAACACTTCGCAATCGGTGCGGCTATTGCCGGTGTCACAATCGTTTGTGGTGAGAACGTATGCGGTATCGACCCCGGACTTAAGAGGGGAAGCGACGGCCTGGTGACAGAATCACCGGAAATGGATCGCAGGATCGAGCTTTACAAGAAGTTCTATGACGGCTACGGTGAGATGTTAGTCCAGATGAACGTCGAGGACACAAAACTCGGTGTTGCTGAATACCTTTCCAGCAAGCACGAAATGGACACCATTGAGCTGAAATGGGGACAGGGTGCAAAGTGTATTGGCGGAGAGATAAAAGTAAGCGACCTGGACCGTGCGATCGAGCTCAAGAAGAGAGGTTACATCGTTACACCTGATCCTGAACTTGCAGCCGTACAGGAAGCATTCAAGATGGGCGCCATCAGGGAATTCGAAAGACACTCAAGACTCGGCTTTGTCACTGAAGAAGGATTCCATGAGGAATGTGACAGACTCAGAGACCTCGGTTTCAAGCGTATTACCCTGAAGACCGGTGCATACTCCATGGCAGAGACTGCAATGGCAATCAAATACAGTTCAGATGCTAAGATCGATCTTCTGACATACGACGGTGCACCGGGAGGTACCGGTATGAGCCCATGGCCGATGATGGAAGAATGGGGAACTCCGACATTCTATCTCCAGTCACTGGTATACGAGTTCGCAGAGAAGCTCAAATCAAAGGGTAAGAGAGTACCTGACCTTGCAATGGCAGGAGGTTTCTCAAGTGAGGACGGTATCTACAAGGTACTTGCAATGGGTTCACCTTACTTCAAGGCAGTATGTATGGGCCGGGGCCTTATGATTCCGGGCATGGTTGGTAAGAATATTGGCAAGTGGCTTGAAGAAGGCAACCTTCCAAAGACAGTATCCGAATTCGGACACAGGCCTGAAGAGATCTTTGTTCACTACGAGGAACTCGAAGAACGCTATGGCAACGACATCAAGGATATTCCACTTGGTGCCATAGGTATCCACTCATATGCCGAAAAGACAAGGGTCGGACTCCAGCAGCTCATGGCAGGTTCCAGAAGGTTCAGCCTTCCGACACTTCAGCGTAAGGACCTTATGGCGCTTACAGAGGAAGCCGCAAAGGTATCAGGCATATCTTACGTGATGGACGCCTACAGAGACGTTGCAGAAGAAATACTCGATGGATAA
- a CDS encoding TMEM165/GDT1 family protein, producing MIQDILIPFLLVGLAELGDKTQLAVLILSTKTRKYLSLLAGVMLAFVLTDGLAILLGSFISERVPMEYVRIGAGLIFILFGIITLVKRDEEDDEGSYELKSPFVSGFALILVAEMGDKTQLASALFATQYEPILVFIGVVFALFILSAAAIFLGKLIMERINKRTISLVAGALFILIGVSFLL from the coding sequence ATGATCCAGGACATTCTGATTCCTTTTTTGTTGGTAGGTCTTGCTGAACTGGGTGACAAGACCCAGCTTGCGGTGCTGATCCTGTCCACAAAAACCCGGAAATACCTGTCTTTGCTTGCAGGTGTTATGCTGGCATTCGTCCTGACAGACGGACTAGCCATATTACTTGGAAGTTTCATTAGCGAAAGGGTTCCCATGGAGTATGTGAGAATAGGTGCTGGACTGATATTCATATTGTTTGGTATTATCACTCTGGTTAAAAGGGATGAAGAGGACGATGAAGGCTCTTATGAGTTGAAAAGTCCATTTGTTTCCGGATTTGCTCTGATACTTGTTGCCGAGATGGGAGACAAGACCCAGCTTGCCTCTGCCCTGTTTGCCACGCAGTATGAACCGATCCTGGTTTTCATAGGTGTGGTCTTTGCTCTGTTTATACTCTCAGCTGCTGCCATCTTCCTTGGAAAACTGATAATGGAGAGGATCAATAAAAGAACCATATCCCTTGTGGCAGGTGCTTTGTTCATACTGATAGGTGTATCTTTCCTGTTGTAG
- a CDS encoding geranylgeranyl reductase family protein, with protein sequence MYDLIIVGGGPAGSAAGRIAGRAGLKTLLLEKEIFPRYKPCGGALSDHAISHFDFEFPDELIEKELYGARICFRDRVIERYKDYRIAVTITRSKLDNFLLSKAQESGIEILQGEKVISISNEDDYVQVKTKNSSYESRFVIIATGSQGTLKNIVRRKDSKKEYGVCIVTEVEEENERIDNYIRDSIEMRFGVAGMGYGWIFPHDNYYSVGIGGLASLLSDPNSAMREYLEDNGFKEKYRFNGHVIPCGGYKRKITDQRILLSGDAAGFVDAFSGEGLAYAIRSGQIAAEVISETLHTGNKDLTHLREYEKRCDLEFGEHLKYSLVFAKMMHNFPEISFKIFTSEEAIIDRFLEVAAFRLTYKEYLKWLIFNFRPGWLLKNISRKA encoded by the coding sequence ATGTATGACCTGATTATTGTAGGTGGCGGCCCTGCAGGCTCTGCAGCAGGAAGGATCGCAGGAAGAGCAGGACTGAAGACACTGCTTCTAGAAAAAGAAATATTCCCACGATACAAACCATGCGGAGGAGCACTTTCGGACCATGCGATATCACACTTTGATTTTGAGTTCCCTGACGAACTGATCGAAAAAGAACTATACGGAGCCAGGATCTGCTTCAGGGACCGGGTTATCGAGCGCTACAAGGACTATCGCATAGCTGTGACGATCACACGTAGCAAGCTTGATAATTTTTTGCTTTCTAAGGCTCAGGAATCAGGTATAGAGATCCTTCAGGGTGAAAAGGTCATCTCCATATCAAATGAGGATGACTATGTTCAGGTCAAAACTAAAAACTCATCATACGAATCCAGATTCGTCATAATAGCGACAGGATCGCAGGGTACCCTTAAGAATATCGTCCGCAGAAAGGACAGCAAAAAAGAATATGGAGTCTGCATAGTCACGGAAGTCGAAGAAGAGAACGAAAGGATAGACAATTACATCCGTGACAGTATTGAAATGAGGTTCGGAGTTGCGGGCATGGGATACGGATGGATATTCCCGCACGATAATTATTATTCAGTGGGGATCGGAGGACTTGCAAGTCTTTTGTCAGATCCTAACAGTGCCATGCGGGAATATCTTGAGGACAACGGGTTTAAAGAGAAATACAGGTTCAATGGCCATGTGATACCATGTGGTGGCTACAAAAGAAAGATCACAGATCAGAGGATCCTGCTTAGTGGTGATGCAGCGGGCTTTGTAGACGCATTCAGTGGAGAAGGACTTGCATATGCCATAAGGTCCGGACAGATCGCAGCAGAGGTTATATCAGAAACATTGCACACAGGCAATAAAGATCTTACACATCTCAGAGAATACGAAAAAAGGTGTGACTTAGAATTCGGAGAGCATCTGAAGTATTCACTTGTCTTCGCAAAGATGATGCACAATTTCCCGGAAATATCCTTCAAGATATTCACAAGTGAAGAAGCTATCATTGACCGCTTCCTTGAGGTCGCAGCCTTCAGGTTAACTTACAAAGAGTACCTCAAGTGGTTGATCTTCAACTTCAGGCCCGGATGGCTTCTTAAAAATATATCCCGAAAAGCTTGA
- a CDS encoding DUF116 domain-containing protein codes for MYSLLGEAILVLSVVSVLLASVSLAVSRMSFNHNVWLAGFFAEVLDLFYLPVKFFFFRLSDTRKLDKWMVSLKNIAHRNKFAKTRTRMIIAPHCMRFLDCPASSTKSGIQCVSCGKCVFTRLKEDAEKYGYKLYIVTGSSFVKHIIKDGKYEGALLIACDYELNKVMMGLKGKNIVTYGVPMLNDGCFNTEVEYSELLETLEMFDVNRKFYNR; via the coding sequence ATGTATAGTCTTCTTGGAGAGGCCATACTTGTACTTTCCGTAGTATCCGTATTGCTGGCAAGTGTATCCCTGGCTGTAAGCAGGATGAGTTTCAATCACAATGTCTGGCTTGCAGGGTTCTTCGCAGAAGTTCTTGACTTATTCTATCTTCCGGTAAAGTTCTTTTTCTTCAGATTATCCGATACCAGGAAACTTGATAAGTGGATGGTTTCCCTGAAAAATATCGCCCATAGGAACAAGTTTGCTAAAACAAGAACAAGGATGATAATAGCCCCCCACTGTATGCGTTTCCTTGATTGTCCGGCATCCTCGACCAAATCCGGAATACAGTGTGTTTCCTGTGGAAAATGTGTTTTCACCAGGCTTAAGGAAGATGCGGAAAAGTACGGCTACAAGCTCTATATCGTTACAGGCTCTTCCTTTGTCAAACATATAATCAAGGATGGAAAATATGAAGGTGCCCTTCTGATCGCCTGCGACTACGAGCTAAATAAAGTAATGATGGGGCTCAAAGGAAAGAATATTGTCACATACGGTGTCCCCATGCTGAACGACGGGTGTTTTAACACAGAAGTTGAATACAGTGAGCTTCTAGAAACACTTGAAATGTTTGATGTAAATCGAAAGTTCTACAACCGGTGA
- a CDS encoding DUF116 domain-containing protein has protein sequence MTIPYDFLGKVFIIISLLVIAGILLALVLGAYSYKKRKILFPNFTLFVLYLFYGPAKIICRVFFINDAIVDEILVEVRNAVMIDKFKKTKGNRAIFLPQCMRHPNCKARCDPIKGYECKMCGLCDISRIHEAAKEHEFDVYIIPGGSFVKKIIKTQRPESCIGVACYPELTESMQGASPFMVVQGVALIQDGCFDTKVDVDEVIRKMEECDV, from the coding sequence ATGACCATACCTTATGATTTTCTTGGAAAAGTATTCATAATCATCTCCCTGCTTGTTATAGCAGGAATACTGCTGGCACTGGTACTGGGCGCCTACAGCTACAAGAAGCGTAAGATACTGTTCCCGAATTTCACTCTCTTTGTGTTATACCTTTTCTACGGACCTGCTAAAATAATATGCAGGGTATTTTTCATTAATGATGCTATAGTGGATGAGATACTGGTGGAAGTGCGCAATGCCGTCATGATAGATAAATTCAAAAAAACCAAAGGTAATCGCGCAATTTTCCTGCCACAGTGCATGCGTCATCCCAACTGTAAGGCACGTTGTGATCCGATCAAGGGATACGAGTGCAAGATGTGCGGCCTGTGTGATATCAGCAGAATCCATGAAGCTGCAAAGGAACATGAATTTGACGTCTATATCATACCCGGAGGCAGTTTCGTTAAGAAGATAATCAAAACTCAAAGGCCTGAGAGCTGTATAGGTGTGGCATGCTATCCGGAACTCACAGAATCCATGCAGGGTGCATCACCGTTTATGGTGGTTCAGGGAGTTGCACTGATCCAGGACGGATGCTTTGATACAAAGGTCGATGTAGACGAGGTCATAAGGAAAATGGAGGAATGTGATGTATAG
- a CDS encoding (Fe-S)-binding protein: MAKREPSINTENFTAVQLMELDSCSRCGECVNWCPTYDASGEDPGLAPRDKILRWREFMNKSYGLRARLFGPKEISEEEMEEFKDDVYGCTTCGMCATVCESAINTVELWESMRANLVKRGNGPFGKQSAFLKLIGEYKNPYMEDNANRVNWFPEDVKVEDEAEILYFGGCTAELKQRKLALATTRLLNKLDIKFTMLGEDEICCGSALIRTGQYFINDTAKVNAQKNIDNIKAKGAKIVLYACAGCFRASLIDWPRLTGKELPFKVMHITEYLQGLIEKGDIKWEKSIDKKVTYHDPCHLGRHVGVFEPPRAVLEAIPGIEFVEMERIEENQRCCGAGGGVKAGIPDLALGVASTRVDDALATEADLLSSACPFCKRNLSDGRDAVGAKDLEVEDVVVLAAEAMGIDLSDAPE, from the coding sequence ATGGCTAAGCGCGAACCTTCAATTAATACAGAAAACTTTACAGCTGTTCAGTTAATGGAACTTGATTCATGCAGCCGCTGTGGCGAATGTGTGAACTGGTGTCCAACCTACGATGCTTCCGGAGAGGACCCTGGTCTTGCACCAAGGGACAAGATCCTCAGATGGAGAGAGTTCATGAACAAGTCCTATGGCTTAAGAGCCAGACTCTTCGGACCAAAAGAGATATCGGAAGAAGAGATGGAAGAATTCAAGGACGACGTATATGGTTGTACCACATGCGGAATGTGTGCAACAGTATGTGAGTCCGCGATCAATACAGTTGAGCTATGGGAATCCATGCGTGCAAATCTTGTAAAGCGTGGAAACGGACCATTCGGCAAGCAGAGTGCTTTCCTCAAGCTCATCGGAGAATACAAGAACCCTTACATGGAAGACAATGCAAACAGGGTCAACTGGTTCCCTGAAGATGTAAAGGTCGAGGATGAAGCTGAGATCCTTTACTTCGGAGGATGTACCGCAGAGCTCAAGCAGCGAAAACTTGCACTTGCAACAACACGTCTTCTCAACAAGCTCGACATCAAGTTCACAATGCTCGGTGAAGACGAGATCTGCTGTGGATCAGCACTTATCAGGACCGGACAGTACTTCATCAATGACACTGCAAAGGTCAATGCCCAGAAGAACATCGACAACATCAAGGCAAAGGGTGCAAAGATCGTACTCTACGCATGTGCAGGTTGTTTCAGGGCATCACTTATCGACTGGCCAAGACTCACAGGGAAGGAGCTCCCATTCAAGGTAATGCATATCACAGAGTACCTGCAGGGCCTTATAGAGAAGGGAGATATCAAATGGGAGAAGTCCATCGACAAGAAGGTCACATACCATGACCCATGTCACCTTGGCCGCCACGTAGGTGTCTTCGAGCCACCAAGGGCTGTTCTTGAAGCAATTCCAGGTATCGAGTTTGTCGAAATGGAAAGGATCGAAGAGAACCAGCGCTGCTGTGGAGCCGGCGGTGGTGTGAAAGCAGGTATTCCTGACCTTGCACTGGGAGTCGCATCAACACGTGTTGACGATGCACTTGCAACAGAGGCTGACCTTCTGTCAAGCGCCTGCCCGTTCTGTAAAAGGAACCTCAGTGACGGAAGAGATGCAGTTGGCGCAAAGGATCTTGAAGTTGAGGACGTTGTAGTTCTCGCTGCTGAGGCAATGGGAATTGACCTCAGTGACGCACCTGAATGA
- a CDS encoding disulfide reductase translates to MEYFAGISDALRLTFVQVMILANLSIGIFLIGMYINLKKWGMGSTGYGLEPSGSIFAFPKMLAYQMSEHAHIHNQSVLETFFLDILFQRRILKRSPLRWFMHFTIFFGWMALFALSLAMFLVEMIFLIGEEVGYAHSLPEFLEPVVFRELLAVPNDVFSYILLVGIVIAIYRRLFMTKVREATIAYDSILLIGLTVITITGFVADGIRTGRFWGFDMPIEYAPPAALFHVVISLLFCIAYIPFSKYIHMIAIPLALLANKGGE, encoded by the coding sequence ATGGAGTACTTTGCTGGCATTTCTGATGCCCTGAGACTTACTTTCGTACAGGTTATGATACTGGCTAACCTGTCAATTGGTATTTTCCTTATTGGAATGTATATAAATCTGAAAAAATGGGGAATGGGTTCCACCGGATACGGTCTTGAACCCTCTGGCAGTATTTTTGCGTTCCCCAAGATGCTCGCATATCAGATGAGCGAACATGCACATATCCATAATCAATCTGTGCTGGAAACGTTCTTCCTGGATATTCTATTCCAGAGAAGGATATTAAAAAGAAGCCCGCTCAGATGGTTTATGCACTTCACCATATTCTTTGGATGGATGGCACTCTTTGCACTCTCACTTGCGATGTTCCTCGTTGAAATGATATTCCTGATAGGTGAGGAGGTAGGATATGCACATTCACTGCCTGAATTCCTCGAACCTGTTGTATTCAGAGAGTTACTCGCAGTACCAAATGATGTATTCAGTTACATACTGCTTGTAGGTATCGTAATAGCAATATACAGAAGGCTTTTCATGACAAAGGTAAGAGAAGCAACCATAGCATACGACTCAATCCTTCTTATAGGCCTTACAGTTATCACGATAACAGGATTTGTTGCAGACGGAATCAGGACCGGAAGATTCTGGGGATTTGACATGCCAATCGAGTATGCACCACCTGCAGCACTGTTCCACGTGGTTATTTCACTGCTGTTCTGTATAGCATACATACCCTTCAGTAAATACATACACATGATAGCAATACCGCTTGCACTCCTTGCAAATAAAGGAGGAGAATAA
- a CDS encoding RNA methyltransferase produces the protein MLMDLKVVLVEPLYQGNVGSVARAMKNFGFSDLVLVNPCKPEVEARAMSSHAWDLLQNATVVSSLEGAIEDSSIVIGTTGITGLKFDEHLRIPPFSPREVRERLSGMDGNVAVLFGREDQGFSREELSLCDMIMTIPTSEVYPVMNLSHAVAVVLYELSELTTGDLPLADAFDVRLLHEHIAELLDDIDYPEHKKEKTRLMIKRIFGRACLLEREVQTLRGILRKIQQHIRE, from the coding sequence ATTCTCATGGATCTAAAAGTAGTACTCGTTGAACCTCTGTACCAGGGTAATGTAGGTTCTGTGGCCCGTGCAATGAAGAACTTCGGTTTTTCCGATCTTGTGCTCGTAAACCCATGCAAACCGGAAGTTGAGGCCAGGGCGATGTCATCCCATGCCTGGGATCTGCTTCAGAATGCGACTGTTGTTTCCTCACTTGAGGGTGCCATAGAGGATTCCAGTATTGTTATAGGTACCACCGGTATTACAGGTCTTAAGTTCGACGAACATCTGAGAATCCCTCCATTCTCACCACGTGAGGTCAGGGAACGGCTATCCGGAATGGATGGTAATGTTGCAGTACTTTTTGGCAGGGAGGATCAGGGCTTTAGCAGGGAGGAGCTAAGCCTTTGTGACATGATAATGACCATTCCCACGTCCGAGGTCTACCCGGTCATGAACCTGTCACATGCGGTTGCGGTTGTACTATATGAATTGAGTGAGCTGACAACCGGTGATCTGCCGCTTGCGGATGCCTTTGATGTACGCCTGCTGCATGAGCACATTGCAGAGCTTCTGGATGACATAGATTACCCCGAACATAAAAAGGAAAAGACAAGGCTCATGATCAAGAGAATATTCGGAAGGGCCTGTCTGCTTGAACGTGAAGTGCAAACCCTGAGGGGAATACTGAGAAAGATACAGCAGCACATCCGTGAATAA
- a CDS encoding minichromosome maintenance protein MCM produces the protein MTEGKWDEKFRTFLKKYYWDNILQLANDYPDQRSLYVDFSDLEIFDRELADELLFHPDDVIPSADNALQDIDLPVEKSLEDARVRFVKIPNKIPNRDLRSKHLLQLVAIDGMIRKATEVRPKILNAAFKCMRCEHITMLPQTELKFVEPMECEEETCGRKGPFKIMINQSLFIDAQKLQVQESPENLKGGSQPQSLDVDVEDDLAGIVKPGDRVIINGILRSHQRTTREGKSPFYDLVLHANSIEYVDQEFDELAISPEDEEEILALSNNPEIYNKVIKSIAPSIYGYEDVKEALSLQLFSGVPKHLPDGSRVRGDIHMLFVGDPGVAKSQLLRYMVKLAPRGVFASGKSASSSGLTAAAVRDDLGDGRWTLEAGALVMADMGIASIDEMDKMSSEDKSALHEAMEQQTISVAKAGIIATLKSRCALLGAANPKYGRFDRYEGIAQQISMPPALMSRFDMIFVLLDTPNEDMDSRIARHILKSHYAGELSEQRKNIMSSEITQDQVDEHMEVVKPDIDPDLLRKYVAYARRNIYPVMEDDARDHLVKFYMDLRKMGEGKDSPVPVTARQLEALVRLAEASARLRLSNVATMDDAKRTTRIVYACLKQVGVDPDTGVMDVDIIASGTTKSQRDKIKLIKEVIKTVGERHPGGKAPLEEVYAEAQAQQIDKEHAEELISKMRRTGDLLKPDKDHVKVV, from the coding sequence ATGACCGAAGGTAAGTGGGACGAAAAGTTCAGAACTTTTCTTAAAAAGTATTACTGGGATAATATTCTCCAGCTTGCAAACGACTATCCTGACCAGCGTAGTCTGTATGTTGATTTTTCCGATCTTGAAATATTTGACAGGGAACTGGCGGATGAACTTCTTTTTCATCCCGATGATGTCATTCCGTCTGCTGATAATGCACTCCAGGATATAGACCTCCCTGTTGAGAAATCGCTGGAAGATGCAAGGGTTCGTTTTGTGAAGATTCCGAATAAAATACCAAATCGTGATCTTAGAAGTAAACATCTTCTGCAACTGGTGGCCATTGACGGTATGATAAGAAAAGCCACAGAGGTTCGCCCTAAGATCCTCAATGCAGCTTTTAAGTGCATGCGTTGTGAACATATCACCATGCTTCCTCAAACTGAGCTCAAGTTTGTGGAACCCATGGAATGTGAGGAAGAAACCTGTGGTAGAAAAGGTCCTTTCAAAATAATGATCAACCAGTCTCTTTTTATCGATGCACAGAAACTGCAGGTTCAGGAATCGCCAGAGAACCTTAAAGGTGGCTCACAGCCGCAGAGTCTTGACGTGGATGTTGAGGACGACCTTGCAGGGATAGTAAAACCCGGTGATCGTGTGATCATCAACGGAATTCTCCGGTCCCACCAGAGGACTACAAGGGAGGGAAAATCACCTTTCTATGACCTTGTCCTGCACGCCAACTCAATCGAATATGTGGATCAGGAGTTCGATGAACTCGCGATATCACCGGAGGATGAGGAAGAGATACTCGCACTCAGCAACAATCCTGAGATCTACAATAAGGTGATCAAATCCATTGCACCTTCCATTTACGGCTACGAGGATGTAAAAGAGGCACTTTCCCTTCAGCTCTTCTCAGGTGTTCCAAAACACCTGCCGGATGGTTCCAGGGTGCGTGGGGATATTCATATGCTGTTCGTGGGAGATCCGGGTGTTGCTAAGAGTCAGTTGCTACGCTATATGGTAAAACTTGCACCAAGGGGTGTTTTTGCATCAGGAAAAAGTGCATCTTCGAGCGGTCTTACCGCAGCGGCTGTCAGGGACGATCTCGGAGACGGGCGCTGGACCCTGGAAGCAGGTGCTCTTGTGATGGCAGATATGGGTATAGCTTCCATTGACGAGATGGACAAGATGAGTTCCGAGGATAAGAGTGCACTTCACGAAGCAATGGAACAGCAGACCATTTCCGTGGCAAAGGCAGGTATCATTGCCACGTTGAAATCCCGCTGTGCACTTCTGGGAGCTGCAAACCCCAAGTACGGGCGGTTTGACAGGTATGAAGGTATAGCCCAGCAGATAAGCATGCCTCCGGCACTAATGTCGAGATTTGATATGATCTTCGTGTTGCTGGATACTCCCAACGAGGACATGGACTCAAGGATTGCCAGGCACATTCTTAAATCCCATTACGCAGGCGAACTTTCCGAGCAGCGTAAGAATATAATGTCAAGTGAGATCACCCAGGATCAGGTAGATGAACATATGGAGGTAGTCAAGCCTGACATCGATCCCGACCTTTTGCGCAAATACGTTGCATATGCCCGGAGGAACATCTATCCTGTAATGGAGGATGATGCCCGTGATCACCTTGTCAAGTTCTACATGGACCTGCGTAAAATGGGTGAGGGTAAAGATTCACCCGTTCCGGTAACAGCCCGTCAGCTTGAAGCACTGGTCAGGCTTGCGGAGGCAAGTGCAAGGCTTCGGCTCAGTAACGTGGCCACTATGGATGATGCCAAGAGGACGACCAGGATAGTATATGCATGCCTTAAACAGGTTGGAGTTGACCCTGATACCGGTGTAATGGATGTTGATATTATCGCCTCGGGCACTACCAAGAGCCAGAGGGATAAGATAAAGTTGATTAAAGAAGTAATCAAAACGGTTGGTGAAAGGCACCCCGGAGGCAAAGCCCCTCTTGAGGAAGTCTATGCTGAAGCACAGGCACAGCAGATAGACAAAGAACATGCTGAAGAGCTTATTTCCAAGATGCGCCGCACAGGTGATCTGCTCAAGCCAGATAAAGACCATGTAAAAGTAGTATAA